Proteins found in one Nerophis lumbriciformis linkage group LG27, RoL_Nlum_v2.1, whole genome shotgun sequence genomic segment:
- the LOC133570226 gene encoding caspase-6-like isoform X2, translating to MDNTTTTDSTATRSPNLMETDAFTSEALLDPRQEYKMDYKRRGLALIFNQERFFWRLGMNDRHGTDMDRYKLEIRLKALNFEVKVYENYKNEEVLEKIHAAAEADHSDADCFVLIFLSHGEDEHVYTYDGKISIQHITSLFKGDKCRSLVGKPKIFVLQACRGDKHDEPCDEVDSQIKTNEVVVDASAVHTLPAGADFIMCYSVAEGYYSHRETVNGSWYIQDLCEIMKRYGESLEFTELLTLVNRKVSMRSVLNSKDREAIGKKQVPCFASMLTKKLYFHPKK from the exons ATGGACAACACAACCACCACAGACAGCACgg CGACACGCAGCCCTAATCTGATGGAGACGGACGCCTTCACAAG CGAGGCACTTCTGGACCCCCGCCAGGAGTACAAGATGGATTACAAGCGTCGAGGCCTGGCGCTCATCTTCAACCAGGAGCGCTTCTTCTGGCGTCTGGGCATGAACGACCGACACGGAACCGACATGGACCGCTACAAATTAGAGATCAG GCTGAAGGCGCTAAACTTTGAGGTGAAGGTTTACGAAAACTACAAAAATGAGGAAGTCTTGGAGAAAATCCATGCAG CTGCCGAGGCCGACCACTCCGACGCGGACTGCTTTGTGCTCATCTTCCTGAGCCACGGCGAGGACGAGCACGTGTACACGTACGACGGCAAGATCAGCATCCAGCACATCACGTCGCTCTTCAAAGGAGACAAGTGCAGAAGTCTAGTCGGGAAACCCAAGATCTTCGTGTTGCAG gCGTGCCGTGGAGACAAGCACGATGAACCCTGTGACGAAGTGGACAGCCAGATCAAGACGAACGAGGTGGTGGTGGACGCCAGTGCCGTCCACACTCTCCCGGCTGGAGCCGACTTCATTATGTGCTACTCTGTGGCGGAAG GCTACTACTCCCACCGGGAAACCGTAAACGGCTCGTGGTACATCCAGGATCTCTGCGAGATCATGAAGAGGTACGGCGAGTCCCTGGAATTCACGGAACTCCTGACGCTGGTCAACCGCAAAGTGTCAATGAGGAGCGTTTTGAACAGTAAGGACAGGGAGGCCATCGGGAAGAAGCAGGTACCGTGCTTCGCCTCCATGCTCACCAAGAAGCTGTACTTCCACCCCAAAAAGTAA
- the LOC133570226 gene encoding caspase-6-like isoform X1 has protein sequence MSYVTEDKRAAKRVAMDNTTTTDSTATRSPNLMETDAFTSEALLDPRQEYKMDYKRRGLALIFNQERFFWRLGMNDRHGTDMDRYKLEIRLKALNFEVKVYENYKNEEVLEKIHAAAEADHSDADCFVLIFLSHGEDEHVYTYDGKISIQHITSLFKGDKCRSLVGKPKIFVLQACRGDKHDEPCDEVDSQIKTNEVVVDASAVHTLPAGADFIMCYSVAEGYYSHRETVNGSWYIQDLCEIMKRYGESLEFTELLTLVNRKVSMRSVLNSKDREAIGKKQVPCFASMLTKKLYFHPKK, from the exons ATGTCGTACGTGACAGAAGACAAGCGTGCAG CAAAACGTGTCGCCATGGACAACACAACCACCACAGACAGCACgg CGACACGCAGCCCTAATCTGATGGAGACGGACGCCTTCACAAG CGAGGCACTTCTGGACCCCCGCCAGGAGTACAAGATGGATTACAAGCGTCGAGGCCTGGCGCTCATCTTCAACCAGGAGCGCTTCTTCTGGCGTCTGGGCATGAACGACCGACACGGAACCGACATGGACCGCTACAAATTAGAGATCAG GCTGAAGGCGCTAAACTTTGAGGTGAAGGTTTACGAAAACTACAAAAATGAGGAAGTCTTGGAGAAAATCCATGCAG CTGCCGAGGCCGACCACTCCGACGCGGACTGCTTTGTGCTCATCTTCCTGAGCCACGGCGAGGACGAGCACGTGTACACGTACGACGGCAAGATCAGCATCCAGCACATCACGTCGCTCTTCAAAGGAGACAAGTGCAGAAGTCTAGTCGGGAAACCCAAGATCTTCGTGTTGCAG gCGTGCCGTGGAGACAAGCACGATGAACCCTGTGACGAAGTGGACAGCCAGATCAAGACGAACGAGGTGGTGGTGGACGCCAGTGCCGTCCACACTCTCCCGGCTGGAGCCGACTTCATTATGTGCTACTCTGTGGCGGAAG GCTACTACTCCCACCGGGAAACCGTAAACGGCTCGTGGTACATCCAGGATCTCTGCGAGATCATGAAGAGGTACGGCGAGTCCCTGGAATTCACGGAACTCCTGACGCTGGTCAACCGCAAAGTGTCAATGAGGAGCGTTTTGAACAGTAAGGACAGGGAGGCCATCGGGAAGAAGCAGGTACCGTGCTTCGCCTCCATGCTCACCAAGAAGCTGTACTTCCACCCCAAAAAGTAA